Within Pseudomonas brassicacearum, the genomic segment TGGCTCAATGGCTCATTCAAGGCCTGGAGCCATTCGGTTTTTTTCGCCTTGGGTTGTTCGATCAGGTGGCCCAGGCACACCAGGATTTCCGACTTGAGCAGTACCTCGAACAGCTCGACAAGGCTCAGCGGCGCCTGTTCCTCAACCCAGCCCAACGCCAGCAACGGCTCGACGGCGCTGCCAATATCACCGATTTCCGGATAACTGAGCTTGCTGTGGCGAAACCGCAGCCCTTTGCGCATCACCATCCTTACCAGCAAGCCCTGTGACGCACGCGGCAGTGCGGCAAACTCGCCGATAAACAGTTGCTCTTCGGGGCTGAGCACATCGGCATAGCGTTGCTCCAGCCAGCTGAGCACGCGCTGGAAGTTGTTCAGATAGTAGAAGGGATCGTCGAGGGGGTTGGCTGTCACGGAAAGAAGCGCCACGGATGCTGAAGTACTGGTTATGCGTACAGATATCAGCTACGACCGCTCCAGGCAACTGCAAAAGATGAGCGGTCTCCTATATTTAGAGATGAAATCCCTCAGTGAGCGATGAACTTTCCTACGGCAAGCGAGACCAATGGCGGTTAGCTAATGTGATGGCGTGGTCCAATCAGCTGTCCGCGTACTTTTGATTGAGAGGTTATGGATATGAACATCAGGTTTCTGGGACTGCCTCTGGCTGCCGCAGCATTCATGGCTCTGGCTGGCTGCGCGTCGCCTACCGTGGTGACCTTGCAGAACGGTACCCAGTATTTGACCAAGGACACCCCCAATACCCGCACCGCCGACGGTTTCTACGAGTTCGAAGATATTTCCGGCAAGAAAGTCCGGGTTCGCGCCGATGACGTGGCGACCATCCGCAAGGAAGACTGAGCATCTGCCCGCCCTCTCCCCACAGGGGGCTCGCTTTTAAATCATTGGGAGAATCCCCTGCTTCCCCCTGGCATCGGGCCGCTCTCCTGGCAACTGATCATCGCGCCTTTGCGCCGCAACGAATCACCTTGCAGTCGCAGGCAACGTTCATGCTCCTGCTGATTGGAACGATCGATGCTGAGGTTTCCGGTGGTGTCCGGCTTCTTCGTTTCCCCGAGGCTTACCGACACCCAAGGCTTTTCAGGCTGTACTTCGAAGCGCGACCTTGGCGTTGGCGCCTCCTCGGGTTTGCCTGCCTGGGCGGCGGGCAACTGATCCGACGTTATGCCGTAGCGGGTCAGAATCGACTGATCCGGCAATTCCGCCAGTGCGCTGCTGGAGACCAGGCCACAGATCAGGCCGACGATAGTGTTTTGTTTACTGCTCACTGCTTTACCTCCCCTAGCGCTAACAACTGTGCCGAGGGCGCTCGCTCCCGCTGCGCTGCTGGCCCTT encodes:
- a CDS encoding YgdI/YgdR family lipoprotein produces the protein MNIRFLGLPLAAAAFMALAGCASPTVVTLQNGTQYLTKDTPNTRTADGFYEFEDISGKKVRVRADDVATIRKED